TAGAGGTCGGAGCGGTGGTCGACGGCCTTGCCGAGCGCCTGCTCGGGGGAGAGGTACTGCGGCGTGCCCATGACCATGCCGGTCTGGGTCATCGTCGACTGGGCGCCGTGCAGCGCCCGCGCGATACCGAAGTCCATCACCTTGACGGCGCCGGAGTCCGTGATGATCACGTTGGCGGGCTTGATGTCCCGGTGCACGATGCCGTGCTGGTGCGAATAGGCCAGCGCCTCCAGCACCCCCGAGACGATGATCAGCGCCTGCTCCGGCGGGGGCGCCTCGGCGGTCAGGAGGAGGTCGCGGATGGTGCGGCCCTCGACCAGCTCCATCACGATGTACGGGACGGTCTGGCCGCCCACGGTGTCCTCGCCGGAGTCGTACACGGCGACGATCGCATGGTGGTTGAGGCCGGCGACGGACTGCGCCTCGCGTGTGAAGCGGGCCTTGGAGACCGGGTCCTCGGCCAGGTCGGAGCGGAGCAGTTTGACCGCGACCGTACGTCCGAGCCGGACGTCCTCCGCCGCGTAGACCTCTGCCATGCCGCCCCGGCCGAGCCGGTAGGTCATCCGGTAGCGTCCGTCACCGACGACGCCGCCGACACCCCAGGCGTCGGAACCATCCGAAACTCCGCCGCCGTTTGCTTCGGAATCGGGTGCCATCAGTCCTCGCCGTCGTATCTGTCCGCGCGTCCGCGGGTTCTCACGGTGCCTTGCTGCATTGCCACGTCACGCTACAGGCTCCACCGGACACCCAGGTTCCGCTCCGGACGGATCATCCGACCGGCCGGCGCGCCCCGCACCACCGATCAACGTGTTTCCTGTAACGCTTCCGAGACGCTTCCTGCGCGTAGGGTCACGGAACGGGCACCCGGCTTGACGTGTCGGACCCCTCGGGCAGACTTGGCGCGTAATCGCGTTGTACGGAACCGGGTCGCACCCGACCGCGTCCTACAGAAACATCGCGTGTGCATCACAGCGCGTGCCAGGGATGCGCGCCGCCGAGGGGGAAGCAAGTCATGAGCCAGGACGGCGCACAGGGCCGCTACGCGGGCGGAGCGGTGGCAGGCGGCCGCTACCAACTGCGTGACCTGCTCGGCGAGGGCGGCATGGCCTCCGTCTACCTGGCCTACGACTCCGCCCTCGACCGCCAGGTCGCGATCAAGACCCTGCACACCGAGCTCGGGCGCGAGCAGTCCTTCCGCGAGCGGTTCCGCCGCGAGGCGCAGGCCGTCGCCAAGCTCCAGCACACCAACATCGTCTCGGTCTTCGACACCGGCGAGGACGAGCTCGGCGGCGCGCTGATGCCGTACATCGTCATGGAGTACGTCGAGGGCCAGCCGCTCGGCTCGGTCCTGGCCGACGACATCCGGCAGCACGGCGCGATGCCCGCCGACAAGGCGCTCAAGGTGACGGCGGACGTTCTGGCCGCGCTGGAGACCAGCCACGAGATGGGCCTGGTCCACCGCGACATCAAGCCCGGCAACGTGATGATGACCAAGCGCGGCGTCGTGAAGGTCATGGACTTCGGCATCGCCCGCGCCATGCAGTCCGGTGTCACCTCCATGACGCAGACCGGCATGGTCGTCGGCACCCCGCAGTACCTCTCCCCCGAACAGGCCCTCGGCCGCGGTGTGGACGCCCGCTCCGACCTGTACTCGGTCGGCATCATGCTCTTCCAGCTGCTCACCGGACGGATCCCGTTCGACGCCGACTCACCGCTCGCCATCGCGTACGCGCATGTGCAGGAGGAGCCGGTCGCACCGTCCACCATCAACCGGTCGGTCACCCCGGCGGTGGACGCGCTGGTCGCCCGCGCCCTGAAGAAGAACCCGAACGAGCGCTTCCCGAGCGCGGCCGCGATGCGGGACGAGATCTCGCGGGTGCTGAACGCCTCGGGCGGCCAGACCGGGGCCCCGGCGATCGTGGCCGGCGGCGGACCGGCCAACAGCGGGTCGGGCGTCGGCTCGGCGGTGTTCCCGCCGGTCGACCAGTCCACCCCGGCCCCGCAGAGCGTCCAGACGCCCTACCAGCCGCACCAGCCGCAGGCGTACCAGTCGGGCCCGTACAACCAGCAGGCCCCGACCTCCGCCCCGAGCTACGGCTACCCGCAGGCCTCCCAGGGCTACCCGGGCCCGCTCGCCCACCAGACCCCGCCGCCGTACACGATCAACCCGCAGCACCAGACGGCGGTCGGCACCACGGGCGGCTCCTCCTCCAAGCGGAACATGCCGGTCATCGTCGGCTCCATCGTCGTCGCGCTGCTCGCCGTCGGCGGTCTGATCACCGCTCTCTCCCTCCAGGGCAACGGCAAGGACGACGAGGCCGGCAAGGGCGGCGACCCCGGCACCAGCGAGAACTCCACGGACGAGGGCTACCGGCCGCCGGAGCGCAACCGGACGATGAAGACGACGGCCTGCACGGACGCCATGGAGGACTCCAACGACCCGCAGAAGGTCCAGGCGCCCAACTTCGTCTACAAGGACATCTTCTCGGCGAAGGAGTGCGCGACTGCCGCGGGCTGGACGATCAAGGAGATCAAGGAGCCGGGCAACACGTACGCGGAGGGCCAGGTCGTCGGACAGTTCCCGTCCTCGGGTACGGCCGTCGCCGAGCGCGGCGCCCACTTCGAGCTGAAGGTCTCGACGGGACGGCCCTCTTAAGTGGTCCCGAAGGTCCGGTGAGGCCTTCGCGGACGGTCCCGTAAAGGCTTCATGGCCCCGGGGCTTCGTGACCTCAGGGGCTTCATGGCCTCGCAAGGTGTTCGTTTCTGATCACTGTGGGGCTGCGGATCTCCGTTCCGGGGTGGCAATCGACCCCGGAACGGCCGGTTATCTCCTCCTCGCCCGTCCGGGATGCCGGATGCCGGAGCCCATGTGACGCTGATCTCATGGCTCCAGGACTTCCGGCCGTGTGGTCGTCGAGGTGCGCGGTCTGTCTGCTGGTGGCGGCCGGCGCGGCGCTGGGGCCGTGGGAGCCGCTGGGCGGCACGGCGTCCGCCTCTGTCCCCGCTTCCTCCTCTGCCTCTGCCTCTATCTCTGCCTCGGTCTCTGTCTCTGTCTCTGTCGATGGGACGGCCGTCAGTGAGACGCCCTCCGGGGCATCGAGACCGGCCGTCACGTCCGTCCCGTCGCCGTCGGGTGCCTCGCCCTCGCCGGTGCTTCCCTCGGGGGTGCCTGCTCCGGCCACGCCGTCGTGGTCGGGTGTCCCCGGCTCGGGATCCGGCTCCCGCTCGGGAGAGGCTGTGGGGCCTGCCGGCAGCCCCTCGGCCGGTGCCGATGACGTGGTCGACGGCACCGAGCCGCCCGAAGGTTCCGTATCGCCCTCTCCCAGCCGTTCCGCTTCCGTCGAGGTGACGGGGTCGACCGCGCCGATGGCCGGGCGCGAGGCCGGGGCCGGGAAGGTGCGTCCCGGGCGTTCGCTGACCCCGCTGGAGCTGGCGCGAGCCGAGGCACCGGACGAGCCGGAGCCCTCGGCCGAGCCCGAGGAAGCCGCCGCCGACCTGCTGGCCTTCACTCCGCCGCCCGAGGCGTTCAGTGAGGAGGGGCCTCCGGCCGTACGTGCCCTGGACGCCGCCGCCGTACGTCAGGTCCAGCAGGTATCGCTGGGTTCGGGCCTCGCTCTGGTCGGGCTCGGAATGGCCTTCCTCGCCTTCCGTCTGCGCCGTGTGAGCTGATTCCACTTCACGCCGTGTGAGCGGGCTCCTCCGCCCCGTGGCCACACCTTCCGGAGACTTGCCAGGATCGACATACTCGGTATACATACTCAGTATGTCGATCCGTCACGGGCTGCTGGCCCTCCTGGAGCGGGGCCCTCGGTACGGCTCCCAGCTCCGCACCGAGTTCGAGTCCCGCACGGGCTCCACCTGGCCCCTCAACGTCGGCCAGGTCTATACGACGCTCAGCCGTCTGGAGCGCGACGGCATGGTCGTGCAGGAGGGGGCCGACGAGGCCGGGCACGACCTCTACGCGATCACCGACGGAGGCCGGGCCGAGCTGCGCAGCTGGTTCGAGACGCCGGTGGACCGCACCAACCCGCCCCGTGACGAGCTGGCCATCAAGCTCGCCATGGCCGTGGGGGCCCCGGGTGTCGACATCCGTGAGGTCATCCAGTCCCAGCGCCACCACACGCTCAAGGCCATGCAGGACTACACCCGGCTCAAGGCCCAGGCCCTGGCCGACGTCCCGGCCAACCGGGACGAGGTCGCCTGGCTCCTCGTGGTGGAGCAGCTGATCTTCCAGGCGGAGGCCGAGGCACGCTGGCTGGACCACTGCGAGTCGCGGCTCGTCCGCCTAGCCGAAGCCGCCGCCACCGAGCCCTCGGCCGAGCCCGGCCCGACCGCGACCCGGGGCCCGGCCCGCTCCCTGGCCGGGCGCACGAAGGCGCGGCGCTGACCGCGAAGCCCCACCGCTGCCCCGCGCGTCTCCCGTCCGGCCCAGCACGACCAGCCGTCTCCTGCTCCGCGAACCACGACCGACCAGCCGTCTCCTGCTCCGCCCACCACGACCGACCGGCCGCTTCCCGTTCCGCACACCACGATCAGCGCGTCTCGTCCTAGGGGGAACCACCCGCCATGTCCCTGCCCGCCGCCACACCTCCGCCGCCGCCCTCCGGGACACCCGCAGGCGACCCCGTACTCGAACTGCGGGACCTGACCCGCACCCATGGCTCCGGCATCGCCGAGGTGCACGCCCTGCGCGGGATCAGCCTCTCGGTGTATCCGGGTGAGCTGGTCGCCGTGATGGGCCCCTCCGGCTCCGGCAAGTCCACCCTGCTCACCCTGGCCGGGGGACTCGACAACGCCACCGGCGGCCAGGTGATCATCGAGGGACAGGACATCGCCGCCCTCGGCCGCAAGGGCGTCGCCGCCCTGCGCCGCCGTAGCGTCGGCTACGTCTTCCAGGACTACAACCTCATCCCGGCCCTGACCGCCGCCGAGAACATCGCGCTGCCCCGCGAACTCGACGGCGTCTCCGTGCGCAAGGCCCGTAAGGAGGCCCTCGCCGCACTGGCCGAGATGAAGCTGACCGAGATCGCCGACCGCTTCCCCGACGAGATGTCCGGCGGCCAGCAGCAGCGCGTCGCCATCGCCCGCGCCCTCGTCGGCGACCGGCGCCTCGTCCTCGCCGACGAACCGACCGGAGCCCTCGACTCCGAGACCGGCGAGGCCGTCCTCGCCCTGCTCCGCACCCGCTGCGACCAGGGAGCGGCCGGGGTGATGGTGACCCATGAGCCCCGGTACGCGGCCTGGGCCGACCGGGTCGTCTTCCTCCGCGACGGTTCGATCGTCGACCAGACGCTGACCACCGGGGCCGAATCGCTGCTCGCGGCGGGCGCCACGGGAGCGGCCGGCACCTCCGGATCCACCGAGGGCGCCAAGTGAGCCTCTTCTCCGGATGGCGCGCCGCCTTCCGCATAGCCCGACGTGACGCGGCGCGGGCCAAGGCCCGCAGCGCCCTCGTCGTCGCGATGATCGCCCTGCCGGTCCTCGGTGTGACCGCCGCCGACCTGACGTACCGCAGCGCCCTGCCCACCATGGCGGAGAAGCTGACGGCGGACCTGGGTGCGGCCGACGCCCTCTTCAAGGACCAGGGGATGGGGCCGGTCCGCCTGGTGCAGATGCCCGACGGCGTCATGTGGGGCACGCCCGAGGACGCCCCGGAGACACTGCCCGAGGACCAGCGGAAGCCCGTCGACGTACCGGCGACCTTCCCCGAGGGCTCGCGGTTCCTCACCGAGCAGTCCGTGCCCGTCTCCGTGACGACCCGCCACGGCATCACCGACACCCAGATCACCGAACTGGCCATCGCCGACCCGCTGCTGCGCGGCCGGGTCGAGCTGACCGGGGGCGCGTACCCGAAGGCCAAGGACGAGATCGCGGCGACCGATGCCTTCCTCAAGGCGTCCGGCCTCTCCGTCGGCGACCGCGTCACCGTGCGCGGCCCCCAGCAGGTCTACACCCTCACCGGCGCCGTGGAGCTGCCCGCCGAGCTGAAGGCCGAGTCCCTGTTCGCCGTCCCCGGCGCGGTCATCGCCCCGTGGCAGAAGACCGCCGACGGCGACAAGGAGGTCCTGCCGCCCCAGGCGAGCGACCTGAAGTGGCTGGTCCAAGGCCCGCCCGGGGTCGGCGTGACCTGGCCGGACGTGCTCGCCGCCAATGAGAAGGGCGTGGTGGTACGAGCCCGTCAGATCGCCCTCGACCCGCCGCCGGACTCCGAAGTCCCCATGGCCGCACAGGCGCGGAGCTGGGGCACGGACAACGCGGAGATGACCGCCGCGGCCCTCACCGTGGCCGCCATGGCGATCCTGGAGATCGTGCTGCTGGCCGGTCCGGCGTTCGCCGTGGGCGCCCGCCGTTCGCGCCGCCAGCTGGGCCTGGTCGGCTCGTGCGGCGGCACCCGCAGCCAGGTCAGGGCCGTGGTGCTCGCGGGCGGTGCGGTGCTCGGCGGAGTCGGCGCGGTCGTCGGCGTCGGGGCCGGGTTCGGTCTCACCGCCCTGTTCCGCCCGATGATCGAGGACTTCACCGGCCGCCGCTTCGGCGAACTGACCGTCCAGCCCTGGGAGATCCTCGCCATCGCCGTGCTCGGCCTGGTCACCGGTATCCTCGCCGCGCTCGCCCCGGCGATCGTGGCGGGCCGCCAGTCCGTCCTGGAGTCGCTCACCGGCCGGCGCGGCTCCCGCCGCAGCTCCCGCGTCCTGCCGATCGCCGGCTCCGCCGTGCTCGTGGGCGGTATCGCCCTCGCGGTCCACGGCGGCCTCAGCGGCAGCACCAAGCTGGTCGCGGGCGGCTCCGTCCTCGCCGAACTGGGCCTTCTCGGCTGCATCCCGGTCATCGTCGGCTTCCTCGGCCGGCTCGGCCGCCTGCTGCCGCTGACCCCCCGGATCGCCCTGCGCGACGCGGCCCGCAACCGGGGCCGTACCGCCCCCGCCGTCGCCGCCGTCATGGCCGCCGTCGCGGGCAGCGTCGCCATCGCCACGTACACCAGCAGCAGCGCCGCCGAGCAGGCCTACGACCACCTGCCCGACCTGACCCCGGGCACCGCCGCGCTGATGGCCTTCGACACCAGCGAGAAGGCCAACCTGCCCCGCGCACGGGCCGCCGTCGAGCAGAACTACCCGGTCAGCGGAGGGCGCTCCGACATCAGCAGGGTCTGGGCCGGCAGCGACTGCTCCGTGTACTACGAGGAGGAGAACGACTGCGGGTCCATGGAGATTCTCAAGCCGACCGGGAAGGGCCACTCCTGCCCCCTGCAAGGCAAGGGCGCCAAAGAACTCGCCCTGCGGATCTCGGCGGACGA
This DNA window, taken from Streptomyces griseus subsp. griseus, encodes the following:
- a CDS encoding protein kinase domain-containing protein gives rise to the protein MSQDGAQGRYAGGAVAGGRYQLRDLLGEGGMASVYLAYDSALDRQVAIKTLHTELGREQSFRERFRREAQAVAKLQHTNIVSVFDTGEDELGGALMPYIVMEYVEGQPLGSVLADDIRQHGAMPADKALKVTADVLAALETSHEMGLVHRDIKPGNVMMTKRGVVKVMDFGIARAMQSGVTSMTQTGMVVGTPQYLSPEQALGRGVDARSDLYSVGIMLFQLLTGRIPFDADSPLAIAYAHVQEEPVAPSTINRSVTPAVDALVARALKKNPNERFPSAAAMRDEISRVLNASGGQTGAPAIVAGGGPANSGSGVGSAVFPPVDQSTPAPQSVQTPYQPHQPQAYQSGPYNQQAPTSAPSYGYPQASQGYPGPLAHQTPPPYTINPQHQTAVGTTGGSSSKRNMPVIVGSIVVALLAVGGLITALSLQGNGKDDEAGKGGDPGTSENSTDEGYRPPERNRTMKTTACTDAMEDSNDPQKVQAPNFVYKDIFSAKECATAAGWTIKEIKEPGNTYAEGQVVGQFPSSGTAVAERGAHFELKVSTGRPS
- a CDS encoding PadR family transcriptional regulator, which produces MSIRHGLLALLERGPRYGSQLRTEFESRTGSTWPLNVGQVYTTLSRLERDGMVVQEGADEAGHDLYAITDGGRAELRSWFETPVDRTNPPRDELAIKLAMAVGAPGVDIREVIQSQRHHTLKAMQDYTRLKAQALADVPANRDEVAWLLVVEQLIFQAEAEARWLDHCESRLVRLAEAAATEPSAEPGPTATRGPARSLAGRTKARR
- a CDS encoding ABC transporter ATP-binding protein, which translates into the protein MSLPAATPPPPPSGTPAGDPVLELRDLTRTHGSGIAEVHALRGISLSVYPGELVAVMGPSGSGKSTLLTLAGGLDNATGGQVIIEGQDIAALGRKGVAALRRRSVGYVFQDYNLIPALTAAENIALPRELDGVSVRKARKEALAALAEMKLTEIADRFPDEMSGGQQQRVAIARALVGDRRLVLADEPTGALDSETGEAVLALLRTRCDQGAAGVMVTHEPRYAAWADRVVFLRDGSIVDQTLTTGAESLLAAGATGAAGTSGSTEGAK
- a CDS encoding FtsX-like permease family protein, translated to MSLFSGWRAAFRIARRDAARAKARSALVVAMIALPVLGVTAADLTYRSALPTMAEKLTADLGAADALFKDQGMGPVRLVQMPDGVMWGTPEDAPETLPEDQRKPVDVPATFPEGSRFLTEQSVPVSVTTRHGITDTQITELAIADPLLRGRVELTGGAYPKAKDEIAATDAFLKASGLSVGDRVTVRGPQQVYTLTGAVELPAELKAESLFAVPGAVIAPWQKTADGDKEVLPPQASDLKWLVQGPPGVGVTWPDVLAANEKGVVVRARQIALDPPPDSEVPMAAQARSWGTDNAEMTAAALTVAAMAILEIVLLAGPAFAVGARRSRRQLGLVGSCGGTRSQVRAVVLAGGAVLGGVGAVVGVGAGFGLTALFRPMIEDFTGRRFGELTVQPWEILAIAVLGLVTGILAALAPAIVAGRQSVLESLTGRRGSRRSSRVLPIAGSAVLVGGIALAVHGGLSGSTKLVAGGSVLAELGLLGCIPVIVGFLGRLGRLLPLTPRIALRDAARNRGRTAPAVAAVMAAVAGSVAIATYTSSSAAEQAYDHLPDLTPGTAALMAFDTSEKANLPRARAAVEQNYPVSGGRSDISRVWAGSDCSVYYEEENDCGSMEILKPTGKGHSCPLQGKGAKELALRISADEHKRLMNSPACVDERWTSASLGTDDSKVVIGDAGLLTSYVKLDDPAAAKALASGTPVLLNPAYAENGEVTLRAVHTYSERDKENRALHPGKARTTTDRLKVYVAPGRYAATPGIRMILPQRTADELGLHSEDHASVYTLSREPNDAERQATDAAIEQAGNRAYVMTPSGTEQGDDEAILLILAIFAGVVTLGAAAITTGLSKADAEADLTTLSAVGAPPGVRRSLSGFQCLVVALTGVLLGTLAGIVPAVALRLTDLRAALAEMRAEPMESAYTPIVMPWPTIALLALVVPVLAGLLAAGLTSSRLKLARRAG